The genomic interval ACAATGAAGACCCCAGTCTACACTTAACCCGAAGCCCCCAGGCCTGTGATCATGTTTCGCCTCCGGCGTGTGACCTCCTGCCTCCATAGGCTCCTCCACGGGGGCACGGGGAACCGGGACCAGGTTCTGGAGCAGCTGAGGGTCTGCTCGGCCGAGGACCAGGTGCTGGACATGGTGGGCAAGAACAAAGCCAAGCTCACGGTGAGCCATGTGAGCTGTGCTGTGGGGATGCTGTGGCAGTTCCAGAGGGAGAAACCTCAGCTGCTCAGGACCGTGGAGCTCATCAGGACCCACCCCCAGTTCCTCACCCTCCGGGTTTTGGCTGAGAACAAAATCGCTATAATGGATGATTTCATCCTGGTGGACATGCTTTATAATTTCCTCAGGtacctgaacacacagacaccattATCTTAAAGAGTATCTATCTGACTTATGAAACTGTATTATTGTTTGTCCTGCAGGCTGAATGTGGATCCACATGACTCCCTTATACAACAGCTGGTTTCTGAAGCATGGCTCAGAATAGACCGGTATGATTATATTAcactattttgttattttatctttgttttcagGCAATAAAGGGCTCAACTATAATTTTCATCACTGATTAATCTAGTATTAATAAGTATCTTCTTCAGTTAAATGTGTGATTGTTTACACTCTAAGATGCCAGATAATTGAGAAAATCTTCCGCCATTATATCTACAATTTTGCTCAATAGTAATTACGAAAAAATTTGATCGATAGATAGACAAATGGATATGTAGATATGTTTTGTCTGTTAATAAAGAGctcaaaaccacaaccttctctCAGGAGAAAAAATCTTAAAAGAAATAACAATATCACATTTATCTTGATAATATTTTGGCCATGTTACCCAGCCCTCGCTGATCTTCGCATTAAAGAAGCTGGAAGTTGCAAGTTTCCTGCTTTTTGCCTTGATAATAATGACTGAAGCATCCAAGATgtaaattgatttgatttatgaaacaaATGTTTGATATTAATGAGATGTTGCAAATTTTAATTTTTCAGATTTCAGATGGCTTCCCTATCCAAGTTTGCTATTTGTCTCAGTGATCAGCACCTTCAACACAGTCCTCTCATGGGCCACATCACCAGTATTGTGGATCAGAGGTTGTCGTCCATTGATGATGCCAGGTTGGTGTTTTTCagacaaaaatctaaaaaaactCTGACAAATGAACcgtccccttaaattcagtcaagctgcactcaattgcatacactcatagatatcgatcccctaaatatgcctgattcttTTCACTGAGGTCTGTGCAATAATTCTTGAGAAATTCACAAACATTTAGAAAGATCTTGATCTCGTTGAAGAAAGTTAAAAGAGGTTAACAGGTTTTTTCTTGGCTCATTCTCCATCTTTCTACCAGTCAAATCAGTTTGGTAGGTTTTATGTAATCCTgctaagaaaacctcctcttaTGATTAATCTGAATCATCttaatatgtttatttactCTGGCATCGTTTTTCTCAGGATCCTCACGACACTCATGATAAGCACATCATCCCTGGTCTCTACCCGGCTGCGGGACGCCTTCGTCAGCAAAGCAGATGAACTCCTGGACACCATGGATCCCTCAAATTACAATAACCCTCGCAGAGTGGTGCAGTTCCTCCGCAACATGAAGTATAGccatcgccccctgctggagaaGTGCAACCAGATCCTGTTGTCCAGCATTCCCCGGCTGGACGCAGAGAATATCAGCATCATCATGGGGCTGTATCAGGCCCTGCAGTTCAACAACTGTGACTTCAGGCTCGCTGTGAAACAAAGACTGGTAGAGCTGATCGATTCCAGCACTGATCCTTTCTCCTTCTCTAAACTGTTTGTGGCGCTGACTCCCATGGCCAGTCCGGAGATCCGAGAAGGGTTGGTATCATTATGAGTGGAGTGCAGTGGAAATCGAGCCCCTTCACCTCACAGCAGTCCTCGAGAGTCACCCGTCTGCTTTGTGCTCTCCGTCCATTCAGGTTGGAGAACACGGCCTTCCTGTTGGCGGATGAGCTCAGTGCACAGCAGGCCCTGGCTGTAGCTGAAGCACTGGAAGAAATTCAGAGCAGGAACCTCAGCTTACTGAACAAGTGTGTTTATATGTCTGTCTTATAGCATCTTGATAGGAcatatgaaaaatataaaagattGTACGTTGCTTTAAATTTTTTATCACACTATCGACCTCAGCAGAGGAAGCTTCCCTGCTGTCATGTCATCGGACACTTTAAGGTTTTTTCGCTGCTACATTTGCGTATATGTGACTGAaacaagttacatttaaaaCTGTAAACACCTCCCACTCAGGTCGTAGCCTGTTTACATATCTTTACAAATCTAATTTCACGGATCTTTATcatcattttgtgtattttatgtaaagatcatcagattttttaaacatgttaaatattttGTGAATATTTTTAAGAACATAAAAGCTTAAATATTTTATTCCTTCTTTGTTTTACAGAATTGCATCAGTGGTCCAGAGGAACCTTCATGTGTATAGACCAGTGGAAGTGGCCAGAATCACACAAGCCCTTTATCTGTTGCAGTACCAGAACCCTGAATTCTTCACCAAACTAAGAAGGATTTTGGTCAAGTATGTTTTCCCTTGAAGCCATTCTGTGTCTTATCAACACTGTGATTGAAcgaaaaaaccctgatgacacTTCTTCACCTGTGCAGCTTTTTGCAGCACAGCGTCTTCCCCCACGAGGTGACCATGCTGACCCGCGTCCTGTCCATGCTGCCCAGCCCGCGGCTCGAGGAGGCCGTGAAGGCGCGCGTGGAGGCAGTGGTGCCGCAGTGCAGCCTCAACGACCTCAACACCATTTCTTTTGCCGTCGCCAAGTGGGTACGGAACGATCCGTCCCACCGCCACGGCACTCCCAGCAAGTACGTCCGCCTGCTGCAGACCCTGAACCGCTGCGGCCACGAGAGGCTGCAGACCTCCGACCGGCTCGACCTGCTGCTCGAGGAGCTGAAGTACGTGTCCGGGGAGTGGTTTGAAGaaatgctgctgcaggagacgaTGGCCACGCTGCAGAGAATGACGGATCAGATCAACTGGACCAGTGTGCCGGAGCTGGCTTTCTTTTTAACCAGGATGAATCACCTCTGCCCTCCGCTGATGGACAGAATCGCCAGTGTGGCCATTAAAGAGATTGACAAGGTGCTTCGAGGACCATCACGCCACATTGAATCTGTAATCACTGATTTTATATTAACTTTATATTTCCCGTGTCATTTTAAAGATTCACTACTCTGCGACATACGCCACCCTGCTGCCCTTCTCTGTCCTGAGTTATGATCCTCCACAAGCAGACGAGTTGTATGACTTGTGCATTCAGCGGTTCACTCCTCATATCAGTAAGTGAATATTGGGATTACAGACTTTTATTTGTCCTTATTTAGAGCTCGTACTAACAGCAactttttgtgtatttgcaggTTCCTTTGACCCACATCTGCTCGTTCTCCAGGCGTACTCGCTGGCTGTGGCTGACAGTTTCCCTGAAGAACTCATCAGAGAAATCTTCAGTATTGACTTTCTGGGAAAACTGGATTCCCAACTAGAAAGTATGTGCCCAGTTGGtaattttcaactttttttagACATTTAATAGACACGCTAATGGAGAAGGGAAGGGGAGAAGGGGTATAGGTGGGTCGTTTCAGTTGTAATGTTTCACTCAGGATGtgtttgaaaatattaaatgttgGGGGTCTTGCATTTCTTTGCAAGACCCCCATGTTTGAGCTCCTCGAAGACGTTCACCTCTCATCGAAGAGGCTTCTTCAGCTCTAGCTGTCTGCTAGGACTCCCAGGTATTTAAATTGTAGGGTCGTTAGGAGTAGTTGAGGTTACCTGAGAGGCAAGACCCAACCTGCTTTTGGTTTCACTGGGAGTTGTTGCGGGTCGTCGAGAGTTGTTGACCCACCCGCCCCCTGTGAGCTTTGAGTCCTCAGGTGTGAATTTCAGTGAAACTTCCTGGAAATGGATGTCAGGACTGTCTTGTATGTGGCTGTTAgaaacctcctcctctgtttggcAAAGCTTTTTACCAAATGTGAATTTCAAACCAACTATGCGATGAAGTTTACATACAAAACCCCTTTCCAGGACAATAGAGATCATTTCCAGGATATTTGatgatattaatatattttctaGGCTCTTTCAATGATGGGAAAAGTACTGCCTTAAATGTTCAAGTTTCCAGTAACCTTATAATTACGTGTCCTTGTTTATCTGTGGCAAACTATTCATCTCGGCACATAACCTCACCACTCTTCCTCAAAAGGACAAGTTTAGATTCTTGTTATGTCTTTCAGCTCTGCCTGATTCCCTCAACATGCGGACCCGACTGCGCCTCATGGAGCTCAATCGCGCTGTGTGTCTCGAGTGTCCTGAGTTCCAGGTGCCGTGGTTTCACGAGAGCCACTGCCAGCAGCTGCAAAGGAAAGGTAACGTGGTTGTCTAATATGTTCCAGAGTTGGTGGATTACAACTTTTCAATTCAAATCAATTTATACTGTCGACCGACTCTCGATCAAAATGTCTTTCTCAGGGAATAGCTCTGTGGgtcctgtgcagcagcagatccaCAAAATGCTGGGTGAAGTTCTCGGTGGCATTAACTGTGTTCAAGTCGCCGTCGTCACTCCCTATTTTTATACCATAGGTGAGTAGTATTTGATTATCTTCTGTGTAATGAAATTTACCTGCACTAGGCAACACAGACTGAACTTGTCCCTCCTAAGAACTTCAATGGAGGTGAATGGGGAAAAGTCCAGATTCCTATGATAGGATGTAATGCAGccatgtctttgttttctcttttagaCTTTGAATGTGTTCTGGACAAACACCTACAGCCGCTGCCGTACTCTAACCTGAACACACTGCAGATCTCTGACAGAGGGAAGGCTCACTGGGGGGTGAGCTCGCTGGAAAATGACAAGCACGAGCTGCCACCCGGAGCTCAGCGGTAACTAATACAGAACACGGCCTGAAATATCCAACAGGAATAATCACTCAGAAATCCAATGGACACTGTTTTTACTCATCTTTCAGAGTGGCTGTGAACTTCCTTGACTCGCGGTGCTTCTGCAAAAACTCCCACCACATGAAAGGTGAAGCCATGATGAGAAAACGACACCTTGAGATTCTGGGATATCGTGTTGTTCAGGTGAAAAGACAAATTTCCAGTGGACGTCGCATGAATCATCTCTTGTACTGGATCTTATTAGTGGCCAGTTTAATGTTGTATAAAACACGGAGAGTGAAATAATAAGCGTGTGTTTTGATTACAGATCCCTCACTTTGAATGGAACTCCATGGAGCTTTCAACTCAGGATGCTTGGAAGGAATatctaaagaagaaaatattcaGAGAGCTTTCTTTATGAAGCCGTATTTATTGAAGAATGAAAGAAATGTTACATTGAACACTTTCAGCATGCCTGAAGAGATACCTGTTTTTTGATATAGTTGTTTAATAATCAAGTGCtccttattttttgtaaaagagCCTAAGATTGACATGAATCTACCTCCTTCATGTTAAGAACGGTTGTGTATAATGGGCTTTTGtataaatatctaaaaaaataaacaaagtgtgaaactttttttgttgtatattttattttgtagaatTTTTTGTGGGAAAGATAACGGTTGCAATTGAAAGTTTACAGTGGGTTTATAATTCACTGTTATTTGGTATTAATACACTAGCCCCCCAGTTCCCCTCAATGAAGTAGTGGTATGGAtaagtgatggatggatggttttaTTATCTGCACcacatctttattattattcaaagtaTTCAAATAATGTGCCTTAACGTGAGTCAATGTGTAAAGTCACTGCATAGAAACATATAGatagttatttttttcttagTATGATATATGAATTTGCACAAACATTCCAACATTCATCATCGGCAGACATCTGACTTGTTATTGTTCTCGTATTAAAAACAGCTACAATGTCTTGGAAAGGAATTGAAGTCTGTCAGACAAATGTATATATGCACAGGGTTTCATGTCCGAAGTAAGGAGACTTAATATTTCACGAGTCGTGTTAAAAATGCTAATGCTCATGGACATTTTGTAAAATGGAAGTGAAGGATAAATGTAGTTGAAGATAAAGCCAACATGTCAGAGTGGGCGATGATTTGCTAATGCCGAAGAGTCAAACTAGACATTTTAAATGAGCAGAAGAGGAACATTTCAAGATGAACAGGAgatatttatttctatttaaaccATTTACTGAAGAAACAACAACTTATGGTACAAATAACAATAACTCCTCCATATTAGACATTCTAATGATGATAAATTATGATAAGAATTTATTGtaggaaaaaatacaagttACTGGGACGTGTTTGATATGTTAAAATGTCATTTGACCACAATGAAGCATTCTGAGGATGTACTCTTCTACAGCAGAAAACTGAGTGTCCCTGAACTGTTATTACAGTTTGGGCATTCTGGCTGCATTTAGACGCATGGACACACACGATGCTCCGGCTGCGTAACGCATCTCTTTGATCATACCAGTCCACTGTTTCTTGTCATCTTCATACCTGGCAAGGAAGTGAAAAGATGTGACGAGAGTTGTCATTGCAGAAGAAAGTCACCAAAATCGTGTGAATTACCACATTAAAATATGTTGGATAATGCAAGAAAATCCACACTTACTGCCAAATGTCAGTGATTTCAGTGGGTGCAACCTCTTTGTTCTCATTCTCCATCACAGCGAAGCCTCCCACAGCGTGGAGCACCCCACCACAGCTGACCAGGTTGATTGAAGTCCTCTCCTGGGGAAACTCTGTGAAGGGTGACCACCTGCAACACAGTGACCTCAGTTGTAGTAATGTGATACTTTCCCCCTTTATGGCTCTCGTTCCTTGACTTTTTATCCTCTTTATGGATTTACATCATTGGTCCCAACAACTCCCACACAGATGATTCAGATATATTAAGGTTGAAAATAAgggggaaaaaatatatttcagtgACACATTTTCTCTAATTTCGGGGGCTGGTGATTTAAGATCAGGTGAACTGCAGAGGGGTCACAAACCAAAAAGGTAGGCAACTAAATAATTTCAGATTTAtttgacaaaaatgtatttgaatgttataattgaagaaaaaaatgtcactttgaATGCCAATGGGAAATGGCATTCAAAGGAGATGTATTCTGTCCATATTAAGATTCACAATTTCAATCTTGGTTATTATTAAGATTTCCATGCTTTGATATTCAGAAAACGCATCAATTTCCTCATATAGCTACGACTCATCTGTTTATTCTTTACTGAGGACTTTGAGCTTGACGGACCCAAACCATACTAACTttttaacagacacacaaaaacccaCTTAAAACACtagaggaaagagaaactgaaaaataaatgaatgtggtTACTTTAACAAAGAAATGTTAGAGCAATCCCCAAATCAAATCCATATATAGTGATAAAACACATGGTAAGTTTATAGGGTCCATAGTAACTTTAGGTATAAAAGCACATACTTGTTGGTTGCAAAGTCATAGGCTTCACATGTAGCTGTGAGTCCTTCATCATTGATGCCTCCAGCCACAACAATTTTCCCTTTGTGGATAACGGCTCCGAACATCGATCGGGGCGTCGTCATGGAGGCCACCTCCTTCCACTCTGACCTCTTGTGGTTGTATGCAAACATCTTGTTGGTGGATTTACTTTACGGGTAAGACAAATTGATTCCCCAAAGAGTTAGCATACTGTGAATATGGTATCTTGTCTTTATATTTAATGTTCTGGCATTGCGTTCTTACTTGTCATCCGTTTTGCCTCCGACACAGTAAACCAGCCCGTTCTCAGAGACAACACAGTGGCCGTGGATCTTTAGGGGCAACTTCTTCGTCTCACTCCACTTCATTTTTCTGAAAAGGGCAGATAAAGTAACAAAGCATATGTGAATAAATCAATTATTTCAATATAATCCATTGAATTAAAACCCATATGTTGTCGAGCTGAACTTACTCAGTGTCATAGCACAAAACTGTGTCGTGTGACTCGTCAGCCTCTAAATCTTTCCCAGCTACAGCAAAGATGAGATTCTCAAACTCCCCCATACCAAAGAGACACCTGGGGGAGGCCATCGGTGGCAGAGCGATCCATTCAGAAGAAAGACTGTCCAACTGGAAGACACATTTTGAGATATTTGTTAAAACAACCATGAAAGTGGATATATTCGAGTGAAAATGAAACGTTGTCTTTCAGTCAATCCACTCGGTACAAGGAATC from Pleuronectes platessa chromosome 14, fPlePla1.1, whole genome shotgun sequence carries:
- the fastkd1 gene encoding FAST kinase domain-containing protein 1, mitochondrial — translated: MFRLRRVTSCLHRLLHGGTGNRDQVLEQLRVCSAEDQVLDMVGKNKAKLTVSHVSCAVGMLWQFQREKPQLLRTVELIRTHPQFLTLRVLAENKIAIMDDFILVDMLYNFLRLNVDPHDSLIQQLVSEAWLRIDRFQMASLSKFAICLSDQHLQHSPLMGHITSIVDQRLSSIDDARILTTLMISTSSLVSTRLRDAFVSKADELLDTMDPSNYNNPRRVVQFLRNMKYSHRPLLEKCNQILLSSIPRLDAENISIIMGLYQALQFNNCDFRLAVKQRLVELIDSSTDPFSFSKLFVALTPMASPEIREGLENTAFLLADELSAQQALAVAEALEEIQSRNLSLLNKIASVVQRNLHVYRPVEVARITQALYLLQYQNPEFFTKLRRILVNFLQHSVFPHEVTMLTRVLSMLPSPRLEEAVKARVEAVVPQCSLNDLNTISFAVAKWVRNDPSHRHGTPSKYVRLLQTLNRCGHERLQTSDRLDLLLEELKYVSGEWFEEMLLQETMATLQRMTDQINWTSVPELAFFLTRMNHLCPPLMDRIASVAIKEIDKIHYSATYATLLPFSVLSYDPPQADELYDLCIQRFTPHISSFDPHLLVLQAYSLAVADSFPEELIREIFSIDFLGKLDSQLETLPDSLNMRTRLRLMELNRAVCLECPEFQVPWFHESHCQQLQRKGNSSVGPVQQQIHKMLGEVLGGINCVQVAVVTPYFYTIDFECVLDKHLQPLPYSNLNTLQISDRGKAHWGVSSLENDKHELPPGAQRVAVNFLDSRCFCKNSHHMKGEAMMRKRHLEILGYRVVQIPHFEWNSMELSTQDAWKEYLKKKIFRELSL